Proteins encoded in a region of the Fibrobacter sp. UWH6 genome:
- the secY gene encoding preprotein translocase subunit SecY, whose amino-acid sequence MEALKKAIDAFVNAFKIEDLRKKLLFTLGLLIVYRIGAHITIPGVNSAVLAEFFRNSNNLFGLYDSFTGGAFAKATVFALGIMPYISASIIIQLMGSVIPAIQMLQKEGQEGRAKLNQYTRYFTVALAALQGWGISVWLSSLKVTTATGAGVSVLADDFASGAGNVGFRLLATLTFTAGTIFVMYLGEQITSHGVGNGISLIIFAGIVGGLPRAVMAEAEMLKEGIHPLAFEVMILAIVVLIVGFIVFVEQATRRIPLQSPRRTVGSKVVGGQSSYLPFKVNTANVIPVIFASCIMFIPAMIASWFPNVTAMQSFASMFIPGHISYSVVDALLIIFFTFFYTAIQYNPNDIAENLKRSGGFIPGVRPGKQTAEYIDHVLTRISLPGALYLAFISVVPLHLKNELNMTFYIGGTSVLIVVGVALDTLRQLEAQLHTKNYEGFLKNGRIRGRMAN is encoded by the coding sequence ATGGAAGCTCTCAAGAAAGCTATTGATGCGTTCGTCAATGCCTTCAAGATTGAAGACCTGCGTAAGAAGTTGCTTTTTACGCTTGGTCTTTTGATCGTTTATCGTATTGGCGCTCACATCACCATCCCCGGAGTGAATTCTGCCGTTCTGGCGGAGTTCTTCCGTAATTCAAACAACTTGTTCGGTCTGTATGACTCCTTCACTGGCGGTGCTTTCGCTAAGGCCACAGTGTTTGCGTTGGGCATCATGCCGTACATCAGTGCGAGCATTATCATTCAGTTGATGGGCTCTGTTATTCCCGCCATCCAGATGTTACAGAAGGAAGGTCAGGAAGGACGCGCTAAGCTGAACCAGTATACTCGCTACTTCACGGTAGCCTTGGCTGCTCTGCAGGGATGGGGCATTTCTGTATGGCTTTCCTCCCTGAAGGTGACTACCGCTACTGGTGCTGGCGTGTCGGTCCTTGCGGACGACTTCGCTTCTGGCGCCGGTAACGTCGGCTTCCGTTTACTCGCTACCCTGACCTTCACTGCTGGTACGATCTTTGTGATGTACCTTGGTGAACAAATCACCTCTCATGGTGTGGGTAACGGTATTTCTCTTATTATTTTCGCCGGTATCGTCGGCGGCCTCCCGAGGGCCGTTATGGCTGAAGCGGAAATGTTGAAGGAAGGCATTCATCCCCTGGCATTCGAAGTAATGATCCTTGCCATCGTGGTCCTGATTGTCGGCTTCATCGTCTTCGTGGAACAGGCGACCCGTCGAATTCCTCTACAAAGTCCTCGCCGTACTGTCGGTAGTAAGGTCGTAGGTGGTCAGTCTAGTTATCTGCCTTTCAAGGTGAATACCGCTAACGTGATCCCCGTGATCTTCGCCTCTTGCATCATGTTCATTCCGGCAATGATTGCATCTTGGTTCCCGAACGTTACAGCGATGCAGAGCTTTGCATCTATGTTTATCCCCGGCCACATTTCTTACAGTGTGGTGGATGCACTCCTGATTATCTTCTTCACCTTCTTCTACACAGCAATTCAGTACAACCCGAATGATATTGCTGAAAATCTGAAGAGGTCTGGCGGATTTATCCCTGGTGTACGTCCGGGTAAGCAGACTGCAGAGTATATTGACCACGTTTTAACTCGAATTTCTCTGCCTGGGGCACTTTATCTCGCTTTTATTAGCGTTGTTCCCCTGCATTTGAAAAACGAACTCAATATGACTTTCTATATTGGGGGTACCTCGGTACTTATCGTGGTTGGTGTTGCACTTGATACACTTCGTCAGCTCGAAGCTCAGTTGCATACCAAAAATTATGAAGGTTTCTTGAAAAATGGCCGCATCCGCGGCAGGATGGCTAACTAG
- the infA gene encoding translation initiation factor IF-1 has translation MAKEEGIQVEGVVLEALPNAFFRVQLGNGHEILAHVSGKMRRHFIRILPDDKVLVEISPYDLNRGRITYRYK, from the coding sequence GTGGCTAAAGAAGAAGGAATTCAAGTAGAAGGCGTTGTGTTGGAAGCCCTTCCCAACGCTTTCTTCCGCGTTCAACTCGGAAATGGTCACGAAATTCTGGCCCATGTTTCAGGAAAAATGCGTCGGCATTTCATTAGAATTTTGCCTGACGACAAAGTGTTGGTAGAAATTTCTCCCTACGATTTAAATCGTGGAAGAATCACTTACCGTTACAAGTAA
- the rpmJ gene encoding 50S ribosomal protein L36, protein MKIKASIKPRCENCKIIRRKGVLRIICSKNPRHKQKQG, encoded by the coding sequence ATGAAAATCAAAGCCTCCATCAAACCCAGATGTGAAAACTGCAAGATCATCCGTCGTAAGGGTGTATTGCGCATCATCTGTTCGAAGAACCCCCGTCACAAGCAGAAGCAGGGATAA
- the rpsM gene encoding 30S ribosomal protein S13: protein MARIAGVDLPKNKTVEYGLTAIYGVGLFTARKVCAQLGIDKDKKCDDLTEEEQGKVRHLLEDEYSVEGQLRAEVTLNIKRLQDIGCYRGIRHRKGLPVRGQRSRTNARTRKGPKKTVANKKK from the coding sequence ATGGCACGTATCGCTGGTGTCGATTTACCGAAAAACAAGACTGTTGAATATGGTCTGACGGCAATTTATGGTGTCGGTCTGTTCACCGCTCGTAAGGTCTGTGCTCAGTTGGGCATTGACAAAGACAAGAAGTGTGATGACCTGACTGAAGAAGAACAAGGTAAGGTTCGTCATCTCCTGGAAGACGAATACTCTGTGGAAGGTCAGCTTCGCGCAGAAGTTACCCTGAACATTAAGCGTTTGCAGGATATTGGTTGCTACCGTGGTATCCGCCACCGCAAGGGCCTCCCGGTCCGCGGTCAGCGTTCCCGCACCAATGCCCGTACTCGTAAGGGCCCGAAGAAAACTGTGGCTAACAAGAAGAAGTAA
- the rpsK gene encoding 30S ribosomal protein S11, translating to MNETAAAVEAPAAAEEVKVKKGKKRIDLQGIACVFASFNNTIVSITDARGNVVAWGSPGNSGFKGSRKSTPFAAQLAAEVAAHKAFDLGMRKVDVRVKGAGGGRESAVRAIKNAGLEVLSIRDVTGVPHNGCRPKKKRRV from the coding sequence ATTAATGAAACTGCCGCCGCTGTAGAAGCTCCGGCTGCTGCTGAAGAAGTCAAGGTTAAGAAGGGTAAGAAGCGTATTGACCTCCAGGGTATCGCCTGCGTGTTCGCTTCCTTCAACAATACAATCGTTTCTATCACCGACGCTCGCGGTAACGTTGTAGCTTGGGGCTCTCCCGGTAACTCCGGCTTCAAGGGCTCTCGTAAGAGCACTCCGTTCGCTGCTCAGCTGGCTGCTGAAGTTGCTGCTCACAAGGCATTCGACCTCGGTATGCGTAAGGTGGATGTCCGCGTCAAGGGCGCAGGTGGTGGTCGTGAATCCGCTGTCCGTGCTATCAAGAATGCGGGCCTCGAAGTTCTCTCTATTCGAGACGTGACGGGCGTTCCTCACAACGGTTGCCGTCCTAAAAAGAAGAGAAGAGTCTAA
- a CDS encoding DNA-directed RNA polymerase subunit alpha has translation MMWKSLQMPRSFQKVETGEDGRYAKFVVEALERGWGITLGNALRRTLLSSLQGAAIVSVKIEGVDKEFSTIPGVKEDVTDIILNLKSIRVKLLSDHDETLRLDMSGDGEVTAKDFMDNPNVAILTPDVHIATLNGNASLSLEVKISSGRGYVTADELKDKDAPIGVIAMDANFNPVQKVAMHISDTRVGQKTDYNRLELEITTDGSIDPEDALAYAAKLLVDHLEIFINFEGDLESPEELEMDEERQRIAQLLRTRVDDLELSVRSSNCLRMANIHTVGELVRNKENDMLKYKNFGRKSLVELNEVLTSMGLSFGMDVDDYLKD, from the coding sequence ATGATGTGGAAATCACTTCAGATGCCGCGCAGCTTCCAGAAAGTGGAAACCGGCGAAGACGGCCGCTACGCTAAGTTTGTCGTAGAAGCCTTGGAACGTGGCTGGGGTATCACCCTCGGTAACGCTCTCCGTCGTACGCTCCTTTCCTCTCTGCAGGGTGCGGCTATTGTCTCCGTGAAAATCGAAGGCGTTGACAAGGAATTTTCGACGATTCCGGGTGTTAAGGAAGATGTCACTGACATTATCCTGAATCTTAAGAGCATCCGCGTTAAGCTCCTTTCCGACCACGACGAAACCCTTCGCCTGGATATGTCCGGCGACGGCGAAGTCACGGCTAAGGACTTCATGGACAATCCGAATGTCGCTATCCTGACTCCGGATGTTCATATCGCAACATTGAACGGTAACGCTTCGCTGTCTCTGGAAGTTAAGATTTCCAGCGGCCGTGGCTACGTCACTGCTGACGAATTGAAGGACAAGGACGCTCCGATCGGCGTAATCGCCATGGACGCCAACTTCAATCCGGTGCAGAAAGTAGCAATGCACATCAGCGATACCCGCGTTGGCCAGAAGACGGACTACAACCGTCTGGAACTTGAGATTACGACTGACGGTTCCATCGATCCGGAAGATGCTTTGGCTTATGCTGCAAAGCTCCTGGTCGATCACCTGGAAATCTTCATCAACTTCGAAGGCGATCTCGAATCTCCCGAAGAATTGGAGATGGACGAAGAACGTCAGCGTATCGCTCAGCTCCTGCGCACCCGCGTGGACGATCTGGAACTTTCCGTTCGCTCCAGCAACTGCCTCCGTATGGCAAACATCCATACCGTTGGCGAACTTGTGCGCAACAAGGAAAACGATATGCTCAAATACAAGAACTTCGGTCGTAAGTCCTTGGTTGAACTTAATGAAGTATTGACCTCCATGGGCCTCAGCTTTGGTATGGACGTCGATGACTACTTGAAGGATTAA
- the rplQ gene encoding 50S ribosomal protein L17 — translation MRHGVKNKKLGVNAQHKRAILRALTTSILGKGMEAEQGNRYVRTTLHKAKLVRSCVDRMITYAKKGDLSARREAARFVMDPKVLQDLFNTIGPRYASRNGGYTRILKLGPNRAGDAAEMALVGLVEDEIVVKAKKSAEPAKSETVNMVEGEGKSV, via the coding sequence ATGAGACACGGTGTAAAAAACAAGAAACTCGGCGTTAACGCCCAGCACAAGCGTGCCATCCTCCGCGCTCTTACCACTTCCATTCTTGGAAAGGGTATGGAAGCCGAACAGGGCAACCGCTACGTGCGCACCACTCTCCACAAGGCTAAGCTCGTTCGTAGCTGCGTGGATCGCATGATCACTTATGCAAAGAAGGGTGACCTTTCTGCACGTCGTGAAGCTGCTCGCTTCGTGATGGACCCGAAGGTTCTCCAGGATTTGTTCAACACTATCGGCCCGCGCTATGCTTCCCGTAACGGTGGTTATACCCGTATCCTGAAGCTTGGCCCGAACCGTGCTGGTGACGCTGCTGAAATGGCTCTCGTCGGTCTCGTCGAAGACGAAATCGTCGTTAAGGCTAAGAAGTCTGCAGAACCTGCAAAGTCTGAAACCGTTAACATGGTTGAAGGCGAAGGCAAGTCCGTCTAA
- a CDS encoding polysaccharide biosynthesis/export family protein, translating into MLSSSLSTSSKGAPSRSTVSLQPAFAEVQVDSAYVLGPGDFLDLMLEDKYLTVQIYPDGSVAIEECGSVNIGGKTLSEAQTLILDLVAKRYNREYCFVQLSALKKFRVNVMGAVTTIGQQVVEPQTRLSFFIRQVGGVLPNANKEDIWVLRGNDTLHVNYNAMSSSGDFEQDVMLEQGDKIYVPFVAMGDNIALIFPGYRTSVAFQEGRTLQDYFELAGGTRMHNLGYKAVCVREPGKAPRWITLSEMKLTQIAPNTEVEFSVQEMLVYVGGAVNAIGRYPYNPSWHALDYAAAAGINTIAGSWNQIRVWRGNKPTALTLSVTEDQILPGDYIEIPKSHYESFKDFTLFLASLLSVVSSTFIIYMSYK; encoded by the coding sequence ATGCTTAGTTCTTCGTTGTCCACTTCTAGTAAGGGTGCGCCTTCCCGTAGCACAGTTTCTCTTCAGCCGGCCTTTGCCGAAGTTCAGGTGGATTCTGCTTATGTTCTTGGACCGGGTGATTTTTTGGACTTGATGCTTGAAGACAAGTATCTCACCGTTCAAATTTATCCGGATGGTTCCGTGGCTATCGAGGAATGCGGTTCGGTCAATATTGGTGGAAAAACCCTGTCCGAGGCCCAGACCTTGATTCTTGATCTTGTGGCTAAACGTTATAACCGCGAATATTGTTTTGTCCAGCTTTCCGCTCTCAAGAAGTTCCGTGTGAATGTGATGGGTGCCGTAACGACAATCGGTCAGCAGGTGGTTGAACCTCAGACCAGGTTGAGCTTTTTCATTAGACAGGTTGGCGGTGTTCTTCCCAATGCCAACAAGGAAGATATCTGGGTCCTGCGTGGTAACGATACCCTGCATGTGAACTATAATGCAATGTCTTCGTCGGGTGATTTCGAACAGGATGTCATGCTGGAACAGGGGGACAAGATTTATGTTCCCTTTGTCGCTATGGGCGATAACATTGCGCTGATTTTCCCGGGGTATCGTACTAGTGTGGCCTTCCAGGAAGGAAGGACTTTGCAGGATTACTTTGAGCTTGCCGGCGGTACCCGTATGCATAACCTAGGTTACAAGGCGGTCTGTGTCCGCGAACCTGGAAAGGCTCCCCGCTGGATTACCCTTTCTGAAATGAAGCTGACCCAGATTGCGCCCAATACCGAAGTGGAATTTTCTGTGCAGGAAATGCTGGTCTATGTGGGTGGTGCCGTAAATGCCATTGGCCGTTATCCGTATAATCCCAGCTGGCATGCGCTGGATTATGCCGCCGCTGCCGGTATCAACACCATTGCCGGTTCCTGGAACCAGATTAGGGTGTGGCGTGGTAACAAGCCGACGGCCCTTACCCTGAGCGTCACTGAAGATCAGATTCTTCCGGGCGACTATATCGAAATTCCTAAAAGCCATTACGAATCTTTTAAGGATTTCACCTTGTTCCTGGCCTCGCTGCTATCGGTGGTTTCGTCTACATTTATCATATACATGAGTTACAAGTAG
- a CDS encoding O-antigen polymerase, translating into MEAYYVSIACALSAILCIVYVGALKRDFFHPTVFYVFCQCVTLGISYLKISPSMSDFKIVTWFAWLGAMAAFILGSMAYYLIKPETVELEKSRTMEVGREYNWKLHFVFSLIFVAIFAVGAFLVSRAMGGMYLMSVGQKTLRSSVQASAFANVSFASSPFVVVTLMVASFKSINPYKCIRIASFILAICVIILSVCVYPGRNALFLCLGSSFILFHYLKKRIPTKAIIMVIVLAISSFVAVGLVRSQYGSSSLEGMGLKYVMTLPYNYIANNYWNLDYAANPPNDREIHPYTYGLDMAGALVEYTGAPGGFRSSYGWDDVFNDRIMKQRGYNTVSYLWEVYKNFGIAGCIFFPFFVSFLMSFLYERMKVCCRPQMFVLMALSIYHVGWSFFVGGFKLGHVWLWVYLIAFMHFACKRRRRPAVAQTAELDSLELAKN; encoded by the coding sequence GTGGAAGCTTATTACGTTTCAATCGCCTGTGCCTTATCGGCAATTCTCTGCATTGTGTATGTGGGGGCCCTGAAAAGGGATTTTTTCCACCCGACCGTTTTCTATGTCTTTTGCCAATGCGTCACGTTGGGAATCTCGTACCTGAAGATTTCCCCGTCCATGAGCGATTTCAAGATTGTTACCTGGTTTGCCTGGCTCGGTGCCATGGCTGCGTTTATCCTTGGTTCCATGGCCTATTACTTGATAAAGCCGGAAACGGTCGAGCTGGAAAAGAGCCGGACCATGGAAGTGGGGCGGGAATACAACTGGAAATTGCACTTTGTCTTCTCGCTGATTTTTGTGGCCATTTTTGCTGTGGGTGCGTTCCTTGTATCTCGAGCTATGGGCGGAATGTACCTTATGAGCGTGGGGCAGAAAACTTTAAGGAGTAGCGTTCAGGCGTCGGCCTTTGCCAATGTCAGCTTTGCCAGTTCCCCCTTTGTGGTGGTGACGCTGATGGTCGCCTCCTTCAAGTCTATCAATCCCTATAAGTGTATCAGGATTGCTTCATTCATTCTGGCGATTTGTGTCATTATATTATCTGTATGCGTGTACCCTGGACGTAATGCCCTATTCCTGTGCCTGGGCTCTTCCTTTATTCTTTTTCACTATCTAAAGAAACGCATACCGACCAAGGCGATTATCATGGTGATCGTCCTTGCCATCTCATCTTTCGTGGCGGTAGGTCTTGTCCGTTCGCAGTATGGAAGTTCCTCGCTGGAAGGGATGGGCTTGAAGTACGTGATGACCTTGCCCTATAATTACATTGCCAATAACTATTGGAATCTTGATTATGCGGCAAATCCCCCTAACGATAGGGAAATACATCCGTATACTTACGGCCTGGACATGGCGGGTGCCCTTGTGGAATATACGGGAGCGCCGGGTGGCTTTAGGTCGTCTTACGGGTGGGATGACGTCTTCAATGACCGCATCATGAAACAGCGCGGCTACAATACTGTTAGCTACTTGTGGGAAGTCTACAAGAACTTTGGAATTGCAGGCTGTATATTCTTCCCGTTTTTCGTTTCGTTCCTGATGTCGTTCCTTTATGAACGCATGAAGGTTTGCTGTCGCCCCCAGATGTTCGTACTGATGGCCCTGTCCATCTACCATGTGGGTTGGAGTTTCTTTGTAGGTGGCTTTAAGCTGGGCCATGTCTGGCTCTGGGTCTACCTTATCGCATTTATGCATTTCGCCTGCAAGAGAAGGCGCAGGCCGGCTGTTGCACAAACGGCTGAGCTAGATTCGCTTGAGCTTGCTAAGAATTAG
- a CDS encoding lipopolysaccharide biosynthesis protein has product MPSQVNRRIAKNTLFLYIRMAFTLVVSLYTSRIVLKYLGVSDFGIFEIVGSIAAAFSFLIASMTLATQRYLNFALGQKDLERVSKVFSAAMNIHVGISLVLLILAETVGLYFLNHNLNIPEGRIGIANIVYQFSIGSTLLGIVFIPYNALIIANEKMSFIAGISIVNALLRLVIVYMLVIINADKLLAYAALAFAVCVIVQLSYAVYCKRNFSQHCRYSFERDRQLFREMASFSGWCTFGGVTSICKSQGINFILNIFHGVTLNAAMGIANRVAEATNQLVASFQTASNPQIVKQYSNGEFESLSTLVIRVSKFSYFLMFIFAAPLLLNIDFIFSIWLVEVPEYATSFVKWMILFVLTDSIAGPQWMSILATGKVRNYYIIETAITFLNIPLCVLVLYLNYSPVYVFVVRFAINLVVLFWRAAYMQDKIHLPLKRYLGKVIWPIILVSSVAGGISLASAEIPVQGVVRFVVLSAISATAVIGATWIFGLNADERHSCKNLILSKLKRI; this is encoded by the coding sequence ATGCCGTCACAAGTAAACCGACGCATCGCCAAGAACACCCTCTTCCTTTACATAAGGATGGCGTTCACCCTGGTCGTCTCCCTCTATACGTCAAGAATCGTACTCAAGTACCTGGGCGTATCGGACTTCGGAATCTTTGAAATTGTCGGAAGCATCGCCGCCGCCTTCTCGTTCCTGATTGCCTCCATGACCCTGGCCACCCAGCGCTACCTGAATTTCGCCCTGGGCCAAAAAGACCTTGAAAGGGTTTCAAAAGTCTTCTCGGCAGCCATGAACATCCATGTGGGAATCTCGCTGGTCCTGCTGATCTTGGCAGAAACCGTGGGCCTTTACTTCTTGAACCATAACTTGAACATTCCCGAAGGCCGAATCGGAATCGCAAACATTGTCTACCAGTTTTCCATCGGCAGCACCCTTCTGGGCATTGTCTTCATCCCCTACAACGCGCTGATCATCGCAAACGAGAAAATGTCCTTTATCGCAGGCATCAGCATCGTCAACGCCCTGCTAAGATTGGTCATCGTCTACATGCTGGTCATCATCAACGCCGACAAGCTCCTCGCCTATGCGGCGCTGGCCTTCGCCGTCTGCGTCATCGTGCAATTATCCTACGCCGTCTACTGCAAGCGAAACTTCAGCCAGCATTGCAGATACAGCTTTGAGCGCGACAGGCAGCTCTTCAGGGAAATGGCCTCCTTCTCCGGGTGGTGTACCTTTGGCGGCGTCACCTCCATCTGCAAATCCCAGGGCATCAACTTCATCCTGAACATTTTCCACGGCGTTACCCTGAATGCCGCCATGGGAATCGCCAACCGTGTCGCCGAGGCAACGAACCAGCTGGTCGCCAGTTTCCAGACGGCAAGCAATCCCCAAATTGTCAAGCAGTACTCAAACGGAGAATTCGAATCCCTTTCCACCCTGGTCATACGGGTCTCGAAATTTTCCTATTTCCTGATGTTCATCTTCGCGGCACCGCTGCTGCTGAACATCGATTTCATCTTCAGCATCTGGCTTGTAGAAGTGCCCGAATACGCCACGTCCTTCGTCAAGTGGATGATCCTCTTTGTTTTGACCGATTCCATCGCCGGTCCCCAATGGATGTCCATTCTCGCCACAGGAAAGGTCCGCAACTACTACATCATCGAAACAGCAATCACCTTCCTGAACATTCCCCTCTGTGTGCTGGTCCTTTACCTGAACTACTCGCCGGTCTACGTTTTCGTGGTGCGCTTCGCCATCAACCTCGTGGTACTCTTCTGGCGCGCCGCCTACATGCAAGACAAAATCCACCTGCCCCTCAAACGATATCTGGGTAAGGTCATCTGGCCCATCATCCTGGTTTCGTCAGTGGCAGGCGGCATCTCCCTCGCCAGCGCAGAAATCCCCGTTCAGGGCGTCGTACGCTTTGTCGTGCTTTCTGCCATATCGGCAACAGCAGTCATCGGTGCCACATGGATATTCGGCCTTAACGCCGACGAACGCCATTCCTGCAAGAACCTAATTCTTAGCAAGCTCAAGCGAATCTAG
- a CDS encoding glycosyltransferase, giving the protein MPKVSIITPSYNTPPDFFKQCIESLLGQTLRDIELIIIDDGSTSKDETVAPCIQLCNSYAADTRIKFLKQDHKGVSEARNLGIQNATGDYIVFLDSDDWFDTDTLESLYNYAVAQNSDITIFENYRNTATSEQNFKAFPKDIGHFEGENLVELIKNAVQTNPLHCGIIIGVCCKFYRADFLKKNDLKFRSGISLGEDRMFFLNALCKRPRISYLARPFYHYRESESSLSQAVRKDFGSILANSELYLQQLPIAEAYGIPTETYTSWVYTDFARIIWASLIQYYINPQNRDSYFATRKNFLEFINLDVCQKALRRFNRECFSKKDLLKLNLCQARLFSVLYLFKIKLSIQRRILCRHK; this is encoded by the coding sequence ATGCCCAAAGTCAGTATCATCACGCCGTCCTACAACACGCCTCCCGATTTTTTCAAGCAGTGTATCGAGAGCCTGTTAGGGCAGACGCTAAGGGACATCGAGCTGATCATCATCGATGACGGCTCCACATCGAAAGACGAAACTGTCGCCCCCTGCATCCAGCTTTGCAACAGCTACGCCGCCGACACCCGCATCAAGTTTCTAAAACAAGACCACAAGGGCGTCTCGGAAGCCCGCAATCTCGGCATCCAGAACGCAACCGGCGACTACATCGTATTCCTCGATTCCGACGACTGGTTCGATACCGACACACTGGAAAGTTTATACAACTACGCCGTAGCCCAAAATTCCGACATTACCATCTTCGAAAACTATCGAAACACGGCCACTTCGGAACAGAACTTCAAGGCATTCCCCAAAGACATCGGCCATTTCGAAGGCGAGAACCTGGTCGAACTGATCAAAAATGCGGTACAGACAAATCCGCTCCACTGCGGAATCATTATTGGTGTTTGCTGCAAATTTTACAGAGCTGATTTTTTAAAGAAAAATGATTTAAAATTCAGGTCGGGAATCTCTCTTGGCGAAGACAGGATGTTCTTCCTGAACGCCCTTTGCAAACGTCCAAGAATATCTTACCTGGCACGCCCCTTCTACCACTATCGCGAATCGGAAAGTTCCCTTTCCCAGGCCGTCCGAAAGGATTTCGGATCCATTCTCGCCAACAGTGAGCTGTACCTGCAGCAACTCCCCATCGCCGAAGCCTACGGCATCCCCACCGAGACTTACACATCCTGGGTCTACACGGATTTCGCGAGAATCATATGGGCCTCCCTGATCCAGTATTACATCAACCCGCAGAATCGGGATTCCTATTTCGCCACCCGAAAGAACTTCCTGGAATTTATCAACCTGGATGTCTGCCAAAAGGCACTGAGGCGATTCAACCGAGAATGTTTCAGCAAGAAAGACCTGCTTAAACTCAACCTCTGTCAGGCAAGGCTGTTCTCGGTACTTTACCTTTTTAAAATTAAGCTGTCCATCCAGAGAAGAATCCTATGCCGTCACAAGTAA
- a CDS encoding acyltransferase encodes MASNERNYGIDSLRIVSMFMIVMLHVLGAGGILAKSAWGTAHYFAAWGVENLILCAVNCYALISGFVGVYSKFKLKNIVSLWFQVEFYSLGIAVALYLLAPGVFGTGDLVKSALPVLFERYWYFSAYFCMFFFMPFMNRFVLEAPKDLQKKFLALCFVLLAVLPTIVDEDVFHSMNGYSALWLAVMYILGAYMRHHGAWLGKSKLFCVSVFAVAVGCNLLAKYGLAFLSIRLTGSESIHTNVLLEYTSPTIIVASVMLLILFSRIKWGACGAAVVKVLAPLTFGVYLIHMQPMVWQYLGEAPFSWILEQPVYKATLLFIGLVVGIYVSCSAIEFIRRTFFKILRVSTLENLVSEKISALCRRLLAFF; translated from the coding sequence ATGGCATCCAACGAAAGAAATTACGGAATTGATTCACTGCGCATTGTTTCGATGTTCATGATTGTCATGTTGCATGTGCTGGGGGCCGGGGGCATCCTGGCCAAATCCGCCTGGGGAACCGCCCACTATTTTGCCGCCTGGGGTGTGGAAAATCTGATTCTCTGCGCGGTAAACTGCTACGCCCTCATATCGGGATTTGTCGGGGTTTATTCGAAGTTCAAGCTGAAGAATATTGTGTCGCTCTGGTTCCAGGTGGAATTCTATTCGCTGGGAATCGCGGTTGCGCTTTACTTGCTTGCTCCGGGCGTTTTCGGGACTGGCGATCTGGTAAAGTCGGCGTTGCCGGTGCTTTTTGAACGTTACTGGTATTTTTCGGCCTATTTCTGCATGTTCTTCTTTATGCCGTTCATGAACCGTTTTGTGCTGGAGGCGCCTAAGGATCTGCAGAAGAAATTCCTGGCCCTGTGCTTTGTGTTGTTGGCAGTCTTGCCCACGATTGTCGATGAGGATGTATTCCATTCCATGAACGGTTACAGTGCGCTGTGGCTTGCCGTGATGTATATCCTGGGGGCTTATATGCGCCATCATGGGGCTTGGCTTGGCAAGAGCAAGTTGTTCTGCGTGAGTGTCTTTGCGGTTGCCGTGGGCTGCAATCTGCTGGCGAAATATGGGCTGGCCTTTTTGTCGATTCGCCTGACGGGTTCCGAGAGCATTCACACCAATGTGCTGCTGGAATACACGTCCCCTACGATTATCGTGGCTTCGGTAATGCTTTTGATCCTGTTTTCCAGAATTAAATGGGGGGCCTGCGGGGCCGCTGTCGTAAAAGTTCTTGCGCCCCTGACTTTTGGGGTTTACCTGATTCATATGCAGCCCATGGTTTGGCAGTATCTGGGCGAGGCTCCCTTTTCCTGGATTTTGGAACAGCCGGTATACAAAGCTACCCTTTTATTTATAGGTTTGGTTGTCGGCATCTATGTATCTTGTTCTGCAATTGAATTTATTCGTAGAACGTTCTTTAAAATTTTGAGGGTTTCTACCCTAGAAAATCTGGTTTCCGAAAAGATTTCCGCCCTGTGTCGCCGATTGCTCGCCTTTTTTTAG